A single window of Cryptococcus tetragattii IND107 chromosome 4 map unlocalized Ctg04, whole genome shotgun sequence DNA harbors:
- a CDS encoding D-tyrosyl-tRNA(Tyr) deacylase — MKAVLQRVINASVTVDGKIISSIGKGLLVLVGIDRYDEPQDATQIIKKILTARLWEDENGVSWKKNVKDINGEVLCVSQFTLLAGFKGSKPDFHESMSTIPGNAFYSSFLKEIKTAYDPSKIQDGQFGAMMQVSLTNDGPVTILLSSKDKPEKSGTTTPTPSATASGISTPLEGKKKNKGKGKFMTENKIDRQLGETKNTDLLGTQQDISAAEDKIDKLSVNENTSSR; from the exons ATGAAGGCAGTTCTTCAGCGGGTGATTAATGCGTCCGTCACAG TGGACGGCAAGATTATTTCATCGATAGGTAAAGGGCTTCTTGTTCTAGTCGGTATCGATCGGT ATGACGAACCGCAGGACGCTACCCAAATCATCAAGAAAATCCTGACTGCTCGACTatgggaagacgagaatgGCGTATCCTGGAAAAAGAACGTAAAAGACATCAACGGAGAAGTTCTCTGTG TTTCTCAATTCACACTGCTGGCTGGTTTCAAAGGGTCTAAACCCGATTTCCATGAGTCAATG TCCACAATCCCAGGAAATGCATTTTACAGTTCATTCTTGAAAGAAATCAAGACGGCGTATGATCCATCCAAGATTCAAG ATGGCCAATTTGGGGCGATGATGCAGGTATCATTGACTAACGAT GGTCCAGtaaccatcctcctctcttcgaAGGACAAACCCGAAAAAAGCGGCACCACCACTCCCACTCCATCAGCAACCGCTAGTGGTATTTCAACACCTTTGGaaggcaaaaagaagaacaagggaaaaggcaaaTTTATGACGGAAAACAAAATTGATCGGCAACTCGGAGAGACAAAGAACACTGACCTCTTGGGAACTCAACAAGATATCAGTGCAGCAGAAGATAAGATTGACAAATTGAGCGTCA
- a CDS encoding dTDP-4-dehydrorhamnose reductase, which produces MVAKNVAVTGASGLLGRAVAAHFISQGDQVISLANSRADRDPQYTKLDLMDQEAVKNFFKTNNIDFVVHCAAERRPDVAEADPEKAAKINAAVPAQLAALAREQGFTLIYISTDYVFNGRNPPYEVNDTPDPLQMYGRQKLDGEKAVLAEHEKGAKVTVLRIPILYGRTEYNAESAVNILRDVVEDQSGKTYKMDARQTRFPTNVEDIGRVLYDLAHLEQPLPPILHYASPAPALTKYDMTRIIAKHLNLPIDHVIKDTTVPTGATPRPENTQLSTKALKELGIDVSERKTFEDWWAEYVKEK; this is translated from the exons ATGGTAGCCAAAAACGTCGCAGTCACTGGTGCCAGTGGTCTTCTTGGACGAGCTGTTGCTGCTCACTTCATTTCCCAGGGTGACCAAGTCATCTCTCTCGCCAATAGCCGAGCTGACAGGGATCCTCAATACACTAAGCTCGACTTGATGGATCAGGAGGCTGTCAAAAATTTCTTCAAAACCAACAACATAGATT TTGTCGTACACT GCGCTGCCGAGCGCCGCCCTGATGTTGCTGAGGCT GATCCCGAGAAAGCTGCAAAG ATTAATGCTGCTGTCCCTGCTCAGCTTGCTGCTCTTGCCAGAGAGCAAGGGTTCACTCTCATTTACATTTCGACAGACTATGTCTTCAATGGTCGCAA CCCTCCTTATGAAGTGAATGACACCCCTGATCCTCTTCAAATGTACGGTCGCCAAAAGCTCGACGGTGAAAAGGCTGTCCTCGCTGAGCACGAGAAGGGTGCAAAGGTCACTGTGCTCCGAATCCCTATTTTGTACGGGAGGACAGAATACAATGCTGAATCCGCGGTCAACATCCTTCGAGACGTCGTGGAGGATCAGTCTGGCAAGACCTATAAGATGGATGCCCGACAAACCAGATTCCCTACCAACGTAGAGGACATTGGTCGGGTGCTTTACGACCTAGCTC ACTTGGAGCAGCCACTTCCTCCCATTTTGCACTATgcttctccagctccagcCCTTACCAAATATGACATGACCAGGATCATTGCAAAGCATCTTAATCTCCCTATTGATCATGTTATCAAGGACACTACCGTTCCCACCGGTGCCACTCCTCGACCAGAGAACACTCAATTGAGTACCAAGGCCTTGAAGGAGTTGGGTATCGACGTGAGCGAAAGGAAGACCTTTGAAGACTGGTGGGCAGAATATGTCAAGGAAAAGTAG